One segment of Desmodus rotundus isolate HL8 chromosome 6, HLdesRot8A.1, whole genome shotgun sequence DNA contains the following:
- the TRMT6 gene encoding tRNA (adenine(58)-N(1))-methyltransferase non-catalytic subunit TRM6 isoform X2, with protein sequence MYYAREPGKINHMRYDTLAQMLTLGNIRAGNKMIVMETCAGLVLGAMMERMGGFGSIIQLYPGGGPVRAATACFGFPKSFLSGLYEFPLNKVGSLLNGTFSAEMLSSEPKDSASVEESSDALEEKQTSGQENEDSTSEAPESNHPKEEDTVEIISPDPADKEPKERGSKRDYSQEKQRRQEEQRKRHLEAAALLSERNADGLIVASRFHPTPLLLSLLDFVAPSRPFVVYCQYKEPLLECYTKLRERGGVINLRLSETWLRNYQVLPDRSHPKLLMSGGGGYLLSGFTVAMENLKADPSLKSNSSTLDLHETEEPAAKKRKYLESDS encoded by the exons ATGTATTATGCCAGAGAACCTGGAAAAATTAA ccACATGAGATATGATACACTAGCCCAGATGTTGACATTGGGAAATATTCGTGCTGGCAACAAAATGATAGTAATGGAAACGTGTGCAGGCTTAGTGCTGGGTGCAATGATGGAACGAATGGGAG GTTTTGGCTCCATTATTCAGTTGTACCCTGGAGGGGGACCAGTTCGGGCAGCCACAGCATGTTTTGGATTTCCCAAGTCTTTCCTCAGTGGTCTTTATGAATTCCccctcaacaaagtgggcagTCTCCTGAATGGAACATTCTCTGCCGAGATGTTGTCATCGGAGCCAAAAGACAGTGCTTCGGTTGAAGAAAGTAGTGACGCACTGGAGGAAAAACAGACTTCAGGACAGGAGAACGAAGACAGCACgtcagaggccccagagagcaaCCACCCCAAAGAAGAGGACACAGTGGAAATTATCTCTCCTGATCCAGCGGATAAGGAGCctaaagagagaggaagcaaaaggGATTAT aGTCAGGAAAAGCAGAGGAGACAAGAAGAGCAGAGGAAAAGACATTTAGAGGCTGCTGCTCTGCTGAGTGAAAGGAACGCAGATGG TTTAATTGTAGCTAGTCGTTTCCATCCCACCCCACTGCTGCTGTCTTTGCTGGATTTCGTGGCCCCTTCAAGGCCGTTTGTGGTCTACTGTCAGTATAAAGAG CCTCTGCTGGAATGCTACACAAAACTGCGGGAAAGAGGAGGGGTCATCAACCTCCGGCTGTCTGAAACCTGGCTCAGGAATTACCAG GTTTTGCCAGATCGAAGCCATCCCAAACTACTGatgagtggaggtggggggtaCCTTCTCTCAGGCTTCACCGTTGCCATGGAAAACCTTAAAGCAGACCCCAGTCTCAAATCCAACTCCAGCACTTTAGACTTACACGAGACTGAAGAGCCAGCAGCTAAAAAACGGAAATACCTGGAGTCGGACTCTTAA
- the TRMT6 gene encoding tRNA (adenine(58)-N(1))-methyltransferase non-catalytic subunit TRM6 isoform X1, whose translation MEGSGEQSGPQPQPPRHHRIRDGDFVVLKREDVFKAVQVQRRKKVTFEKQWFYLDNVIGHSYGTTFEVTSGGSLQPTKKKEEPPSETKEAGTDNRNIVDDGKSQKLTQDDIKALKDKGIKGEEIVQQLIENSTTFRDKTEFAQDKYIKKKKKKYEAIITIVKPSTRILSIMYYAREPGKINHMRYDTLAQMLTLGNIRAGNKMIVMETCAGLVLGAMMERMGGFGSIIQLYPGGGPVRAATACFGFPKSFLSGLYEFPLNKVGSLLNGTFSAEMLSSEPKDSASVEESSDALEEKQTSGQENEDSTSEAPESNHPKEEDTVEIISPDPADKEPKERGSKRDYSQEKQRRQEEQRKRHLEAAALLSERNADGLIVASRFHPTPLLLSLLDFVAPSRPFVVYCQYKEPLLECYTKLRERGGVINLRLSETWLRNYQVLPDRSHPKLLMSGGGGYLLSGFTVAMENLKADPSLKSNSSTLDLHETEEPAAKKRKYLESDS comes from the exons ATGGAGGGTTCTGGGGAGCAGTCGGGCCCGCAGCCACAGCCTCCAAGGCACCACCGCATCCGCGACGGCGACTTCGTGGTGCTGAAACGGGAAGATGTATTCAAAGCAGTGCAAGTTCAGCGGAGAAA AAAAGTAACCTTTGAAAAACAATGGTTCTATCTGGATAACGTCATTGGCCATAGTTACGGAACCACATTTGAAGTGACCAGTGGAGGAAGTCTTCAGCCTACgaagaaaaaggaagagcctCCTTCAG AGACCAAAGAAGCGGGCACTGATAATCGAAATATAGTTGATGATGGGAAATCTCAGAAACTTACTCAAGATGACATAAAAGCTTTAAAGGACAAGGGCATTAAAGGAGAG GAAATAGTTCAGCAATTAATTGAAAATAGTACGACATTCCGAGACAAGACAGAATTTGCtcaagataaatatataaaaaagaagaaaaagaa ATATGAAGCCATCATTACTATTGTGAAGCCATCTACCCGCATTCTTTCGATTATGTATTATGCCAGAGAACCTGGAAAAATTAA ccACATGAGATATGATACACTAGCCCAGATGTTGACATTGGGAAATATTCGTGCTGGCAACAAAATGATAGTAATGGAAACGTGTGCAGGCTTAGTGCTGGGTGCAATGATGGAACGAATGGGAG GTTTTGGCTCCATTATTCAGTTGTACCCTGGAGGGGGACCAGTTCGGGCAGCCACAGCATGTTTTGGATTTCCCAAGTCTTTCCTCAGTGGTCTTTATGAATTCCccctcaacaaagtgggcagTCTCCTGAATGGAACATTCTCTGCCGAGATGTTGTCATCGGAGCCAAAAGACAGTGCTTCGGTTGAAGAAAGTAGTGACGCACTGGAGGAAAAACAGACTTCAGGACAGGAGAACGAAGACAGCACgtcagaggccccagagagcaaCCACCCCAAAGAAGAGGACACAGTGGAAATTATCTCTCCTGATCCAGCGGATAAGGAGCctaaagagagaggaagcaaaaggGATTAT aGTCAGGAAAAGCAGAGGAGACAAGAAGAGCAGAGGAAAAGACATTTAGAGGCTGCTGCTCTGCTGAGTGAAAGGAACGCAGATGG TTTAATTGTAGCTAGTCGTTTCCATCCCACCCCACTGCTGCTGTCTTTGCTGGATTTCGTGGCCCCTTCAAGGCCGTTTGTGGTCTACTGTCAGTATAAAGAG CCTCTGCTGGAATGCTACACAAAACTGCGGGAAAGAGGAGGGGTCATCAACCTCCGGCTGTCTGAAACCTGGCTCAGGAATTACCAG GTTTTGCCAGATCGAAGCCATCCCAAACTACTGatgagtggaggtggggggtaCCTTCTCTCAGGCTTCACCGTTGCCATGGAAAACCTTAAAGCAGACCCCAGTCTCAAATCCAACTCCAGCACTTTAGACTTACACGAGACTGAAGAGCCAGCAGCTAAAAAACGGAAATACCTGGAGTCGGACTCTTAA